A portion of the Etheostoma spectabile isolate EspeVRDwgs_2016 unplaced genomic scaffold, UIUC_Espe_1.0 scaffold00018250, whole genome shotgun sequence genome contains these proteins:
- the LOC116679871 gene encoding uncharacterized protein LOC116679871 isoform X2 produces the protein MEFWPENQGQSPLYSKFGTVPRRNCTHNYHDRHQVPHYPLYYGEQQDQGRESSHWTVPGSRTGGAPQEYTNWMDQEPTVPTSSQFPFILDRHVQQHQDLGDYQPHEGRDTEWIAAQRTVREYERGFLREGWQRRWEPCGPVRYNRDVSAKRSDSSYRELEAWAARYSHSLPRKKRIEAELRGASKGLLESSRTPERDSRIGTDPRVVALQQVRQSANIRESGLWDKGGRQQAPTYYSSQTPATDTSHMLDVKEKTGYQRKIFSQPPGYIAPPPYGISQKGSPVLHHCDTSWEQDGKRQANWSQFTPRKHDVSVDLQDHRKGEKEEFTKSEGNQSSFPEHRRQESDALYASSPFSIQETHLQYEGMLPLQQPQVLQAVENKKTNEEPSSKVIEGRKFRLNKKTGGMTIFCLVSRIAGTTETPSLPLCTSQTNTELGGVSKGLRDSSGSNHTHKLADEVDCREPSRTEQLNTSDARNVKAKQETPTCVESEMLEDKILNKPETDGVVPDKLKTNYAYSTHGRQVSESVQPVSLKYPLWREPSITGRAETKSSSKCLKANNEERESDGVHKQEDSSKVNSIDVEVRRLDIETDKESENSKVLLVIDTTCVVVKMELIPSPKKEHVHYLHTEHSPLDIQSTVSPECLQSDQNSESNLFQVNERPETQLHSGLMEKKAPEKESKISSFCMSSSSVSERETLEERAERILGIPLDDCTTKQQREDAKLILDSCVEDQEVQPSPFKDNNVNDAAEQIPEDTKEEEQSQNQFEVGQTEEAVCLQENDGAKDQVANEGAEDFAGLQVQVSNLSEENDSQIKTDIKPSPEIEMTEDHLLKPASEEGSTEQEENQPIENDTSSKCLSPPRNLSYPSLLSPSPDCEAPNLTLSLMLSSSDLVPLMHILEPNIEEGPDPELNALNSAKNLALHPETASLPYTPSPLPPGSNDFSLSSIPHTDHSPSPSPLDLIDQTAEDVVSVEDQVKEDEASQLINNEISDPFEDLAKDMTDELLLQQQFESGQSEDDDTGVNESSVTSGQQTEEADKDPTGHTMEPILKISKENAIEVDILQQQHGCVLAEDVTSVKESHMTEEQLPKEVDDDLTGLLEQTISQQYMTDSQIQKEVNILQQQFVDGQEEVAFLKESHKTEEQSQKEADEEPTGFMEETLSAENATESQTQIEIHILQDIEPQTETSNSSPPSTSDSDCGVSQSPDVLSPSKLSSRQHTSNESDAELVTPLVMDSVCPPPLNPDAAPAAGIPKTVPPLHLDYCEEPLQFLYSFSTDSPTELPSSSSTPFLQEGSGSVDPDLTLKEEPQYPKNLWDAVNRIRKHTAPDSENEEEDVSEPWDPESVVEDLDVIVGIHSKRIDFDGAGQQEVSTKRSVEDVEVGQIQADRCHEEPLHAEEDTLSCSSTCSQGSGDTVIVADKDEVEESPPDSGMESKAEGERCFSAKVKDETAAKEEGDNDANESVTNKSSQREECLVEMANMTMQAVEMTETEQEDEEVVVSVPS, from the exons ATGGAGTTCTGGCCCGAGAATCAGGGGCAGTCCCCTCTATACTCCAAATTTGGTACTGTTCCTCGGCGAAATTGTACACATAA CTACCATGACAGACATCAGGTACCCCATTATCCACTGTACTACGGTGAGCAGCAGGATCAGGGCAGGGAGTCCAGTCACTGGACTGTACCAGGATCAAGAACAGGAGGGGCACCACAGGAGTACACTAACTGGATGGACCAAGAGCCAACTGTCCCTACTTCTTCTCAATTCCCTTTTATTCTAGACCGTCACGTACAGCAGCACCAGGACCTTGGAGACTATCAGCCGCATGAAGGCAGAGACACAGAGTGGATAGCAGCTCAGCGAACAGTGAGGGAATATGAGAGAGGATTTCTGAGGGAGGGATGGCAGAGGAGGTGGGAGCCCTGTGGTCCTGTTCGCTACAACAGGGACGTTTCTGCTAAGAGGAGCGACAGCAGCTATCGAGAGCTGGAGGCTTGGGCAGCTCGATACAGCCATTCACTTCCAAGGAAGAAACGTATAGAGGCAGAGTTGAGGGGAGCTTCTAAGGGGCTGTTGGAGAGCAGCAGGACTCCAGAGAGGGACAGCAGGATTGGGACAGATCCTAGAGTGGTAGCACTGCAACAAGTCAGACAATCTGCAAACATCAGAGAATCAGGACTGTGGGACAAAGGGGGCAGACAGCAAGCACCAACCTATTATTCATCACAAACTCCTGCCACAGACACAAGCCACATGTTGGACGTCAAAGAAAAGACCGGCTACCAACGGAAGATATTCAGCCAACCTCCGGGCTATATTGCTCCTCCTCCCTATGGCATCTCACAAAAAGGTTCACCTGTATTGCATCATTGTGACACCAGTTGGGAGCAAGACGGCAAGAGGCAAGCCAACTGGTCTCAGTTCACACCCAGAAAGCATGATGTCTCTGTAGATCTGCAGGATcacagaaaaggagagaaggaggagttTACAAAATCAGAAGGGAATCAAAGCAGCTTCCCAGAGCACAGACGACAGGAATCAGATGCTTTATATGCAAGCAGTCCTTTTAGTATCCAGGAAACACACCTACAGTATGAGGGTATGTTGCCTCTTCAACAGCCACAAGTGTTACAAGCAGTtgagaataaaaagacaaatgaagaACCATCCTCAAAAGTCATTGAAGGAAGGAAGTTCAGGTTAAACAAAAAGACAGGTGGGATGACCATATTTTGCCTGGTGTCTCGAATAGCAGGCACCACAGAAACCCCATCTTTGCCACTTTGTACCTCGCAAACAAACACCGAATTAGGAGGCGTTTCTAAAGGTCTAAGGGACAGTAGTGGCAGTAATCATACACACAAACTTGCAGATGAGGTAGACTGCAGAGAGCCATCACGCACAGAGCAGTTAAATACTTCAGATGCAAGAAATGTCAAAGCCAAACAGGAGACACCAACTTGTGTAGAAAGTGAGATGCTTGAGGATAAAATATTGAACAAACCAGAGACAGATGGTGTTGTCCCGGACAAATTAAAGACAAATTATGCTTATTCTACACATGGGAGACAAGTTAGTGAGTCAGTGCAACCTGTGTCACTCAAATACCCTTTGTGGAGGGAGCCTAGTATCACAGGCAGGGCTGAAACTAAGAGTTCATCCAAATGTTTGAAAGCAAACAATGAGGAAAGAGAATCAGATGGTGTGCACAAGCAAGAAGACTCGAGTAAAGTTAATTCAATTGATGTTGAAGTAAGGAGACTGGACATCGAGACAGACAAAGAATCTGAAAACAGTAAGGTTCTACTGGTTATTGACACAAcctgtgttgttgttaaaatgGAGTTGATTCCATCACCCAAGAAAGAGCATGTTCACTATTTACACACTGAACACAGTCCCCTTGATATTCAATCAACCGTCTCTCCTGAATGTCTCCAATCTGACCAAAACTCAGAAAGCAACCTCTTCCAAGTTAATGAAAGGCCTGAAACCCAACTACACTCAGGTCTCATGGAGAAAAAGGCAcctgaaaaagaaagtaaaatatCTTCCTTTTGCATGTCCTCATCTTCGGTTTCTGAAAGGGAAACATTGGAGGAGCGCGCTGAAAGGATCCTAGGAATCCCTCTAGATGACTGCACTACTAAGCAACAACGTGAAGATGCAAAGTTGATTCTTGACTCGTGTGTGGAGGACCAGGAGGTTCAACCATCTCCATTTAAAGATAACAACGTTAATGATGCAGCTGAACAAATCCCAGAGGACACAAAAGAAGAGGAACAGTCACAGAACCAGTTCGAGGTTGGCCAAACTGAGGAGGCTGTATGTTTGCAAGAGAATGATGGTGCCAAAGATCAGGTGGCAAATGAAGGTGCTGAGGATTTTGCAGGACTACAGGTTCAGGTGTCTAATCTTTCTGAAGAGAATGACTCCCAAATCAAAACTGACATCAAACCTTCACCTGAAATTGAAATGACTGAGGATCATCTGCTTAAACCCGCTAGTGAAGAGGGTAGTACTGAGCAGGAAGAAAATCAGCCTATTGAAAATGATACCTCCTCTAAGTGTCTCAGTCCACCCAGGAACCTCTCGTATCCTTCTTTGCTTTCACCCTCCCCAGACTGTGAAGCACCAAACCTTACTCTTTCTCTCATGCTCTCATCCTCTGATCTTGTCCCTTTAATGCATATTTTAGAACCAAACATAGAGGAAGGTCCTGATCCTGAGTTGAATGCCCTCAATTCCGCAAAAAACCTTGCTCTTCACCCTGAAACCGCATCTCTTCCTTACACCCCATCACCTCTTCCTCCTGGATCTAATGACTTTTCCCTAAGCTCCATTCCCCATACAGACCATTCCCCAAGCCCGTCTCCTCTTGATTTAATAGATCAAACTGCAGAAGATGTAGTCAGtgttgaggaccaggtaaaagAGGATGAAGCATCACAGCTAATAAACAACGAGATCAGTGACCCCTTTGAGGACCTTGCCAAAGATATGACCGATGAGCTGTTATTACAGCAACAATTTGAAAGTGGCCAATCAGAGGATGATGATACTGGTGTGAATGAGAGCAGTGTCACCAGTGGGCAACAAACAGAAGAAGCCGATAAGGATCCTACAGGCCATACTATGGAACCGATTCTTAAAATATCCAAAGAAAATGCCATAGAGGTTGATATTCTGCAGCAACAACATGGATGTGTCCTAGCAGAGGATGTTACTAGTGTTAAAGAGAGTCATATGACTGAAGAACAGCTACCAAAAGAAGTTGATGATGATCTTACAGGTCTTTTGGAACAGACTATATCCCAACAATACATGACTGACAGTCAAATTCAAAAAGAGGTCAACATTTTGCAGCAACAATTTGTTGATGGCCAAGAAGAGGTTGCTTTTTTAAAAGAGAGTCATAAGACAGAGGAGCAATCACAAAAAGAAGCTGATGAGGAGCCTACAGGTTTTATGGAAGAGACACTATCCGCAGAAAATGCTACAGAATCTCAAACTCAAATAGAGATCCACATTTTGCAGGATATTGAACCACAGACTGAAACCTCTAACTCTTCTCCTCCCTCAACTTCAGATTCAGACTGCGGGGTGTCTCAATCACCAGATGTGCTCTCACCCTCCAAGCTTTCTTCTCGGCAACACACATCAAACGAGTCAGATGCAGAGCTCGTTACTCCTTTGGTAATGGACTCAGTCTGTCCCCCACCTCTAAATCCTGATGCTGCTCCAGCTGCTGGCATCCCAAAAACTGTCCCACCTCTTCATCTGGACTATTGTGAAGAACCCCTTCAGTTCTTGTATTCCTTTAGCACCGATTCCCCCACAGAGCTGCCTTCCAGCTCTTCAACTCCTTTTCTACAAGAGGGAAGTGGAAGTGTTGACCCTGACTTAACCCTTAAAGAAGAGCCCCAGTATCCCAAGAACCTGTGGGATGCAGTTAATCGCATTAGGAAACATACAGCGCCTGACTCTGAGAATGAGGAGGAGGACGTGAGTGAGCCGTGGGATCCAGAGAGTGTAGTGGAGGACTTGGATGTGATAGTCGGCATACATTCTAAGAGGATAGACTTTGACGGAGCAGGGCAACAGGAAGTTTCAACAAAAAGAAGTGTTGAGGATGTAGAAGTGGGACAAATCCAGGCGGATCGGTGCCATGAAGAGCCTTTACATGCTGAAGAAGACACACTGTCATGCAGCAGCACCTGCAGCCAAGGCTCTGGGGACACCGTTATTGTAGCAGATAAGGACGAGGTTGAGGAATCGCCACCTGATTCCGGGATGGAGAGCAAGGCTGAGGGGGAGCGATGCTTCTCTGCTAAAGTAAAAGATGAGACTGCAGCTAAGGAAGAGGGAGATAATGATGCCAACGAGAGTGTAACAAATAAGTCTagtcagagggaggagtgcCTGGTTGAGATGGCGAATATGACAATGCAGGCAGtggaaatgacagaaacagagCAAGAAGATGAGGAGGTGGTAGTTTCCGTGCCCTCATAG